From Podospora bellae-mahoneyi strain CBS 112042 chromosome 3, whole genome shotgun sequence, the proteins below share one genomic window:
- a CDS encoding hypothetical protein (EggNog:ENOG503NWWJ; COG:G; CAZy:GT15), protein MKFLLHPSLQAISRRLPRSRRVNLVFRLSALILLLSVLEAFYHSQVSLSIPRPAEHHNLDEPFSIGCQDVSKLVTRPRESAVLVMLARNSELKEARKTVENVEERFNKWFNYPVLFLNNEPWSEEFVRGMKEVVSGEVRFEVIPEGVWGPTAGLTEEVVGEYLRKQKEEGVYKGEIEGYHHMCRFYSGEFYNLDALKEYKYYWRLEPGVSYGCSLTYDPFVMMADRGKKYGYTVALWEEPNTCPSLFRTVDEFRTQNNIPMHPNWKAMIDEETNWLLKPAPIRWLLGKVLRREHYDIKGEKWNLCHYWSNFEIADLDFFRGEQYQKLFRHLDKTGGFYRERWGDAPIHSLAVHLLLEAKEMHHFSDVGYYHEPFWQCPQNAKGKQLLDNEMIGKAPKGMGEEQEGGHGCRCECGLGKKGDWRRRNNRGICLEKLQRPAAYVRPSWWDLRRRRWPYSVGFDEEGRYVM, encoded by the exons ATGAAATTTCTTCTCCATCCTTCCCTCCAAGCTATATCGCGCCGCCTGCCCCGCTCCCGTCGCGTGAACCTCGTGTTCAGACTCTCGGCGCTGATACTCCTGCTCTCCGTCCTCGAGGCCTTCTACCACAGCCAGGTGTCGCTGTCGATCCCCCGACCGGCCGAACATCATAATCTTGACGAGCCGTTCTCGATTGGATGTCAGGATGTTTCCAAGCTGGTGACGCGGCCGCGGGAGAGCGCGGTGCTGGTTATGCTGGCGAGGAACAGCgagctcaaggaggcgaggaagacggtggagaatgtggaggagaggtttaACAAGTGGTTCAACTACCCGGTGCTGTTTCTGAACAATGAGCCCTGGAGCGAGGAGTTTGTCAGGGGGATGAAGGAGGTTGTGagtggggaggtgaggtttgAGGTCATACCCGAGGGGGTATGGGGACCGACTGCGGGgttgacggaggaggtggtaggGGAGTATTTGAGGAAgcagaaggaagagggggtgtATAAGGGGGAGATTGAGGGGTATCATCACATGTGTCGGTTTTATTCTGG TGAATTCTACAACCTCGACGCCCTGAAAGAATACAAATACTACTGGCGCCTCGAGCCAGGCGTCAGCTACGGCTGCTCCCTCACCTACGACCCCTTCGTCATGATGGCCGACCGCGGCAAAAAATACGGCTACACTGTCGCCCTCTGGGAGGAACCCAACACGTGCCCCTCGTTATTCCGAACCGTCGACGAGTTCCGAACGCAAAACAACATCCCCATGCACCCCAACTGGAAAGCCATGATTGACGAGGAGACGAACTGGCTGCTGAAACCGGCGCCCATCCGCTGGCTGCTTGGGAAGGTCCTCCGGCGAGAACACTACGACATCAAGGGCGAGAAGTGGAATTTGTGTCACTATTGGTCCAACTTTGAAATTGCAGACTTGGATTTCTTCAGAGGGGAACAATACCAGAAACTGTTTAGACATTTGGATAAAACGGGGGGGTTTTACcgggagaggtggggagACGCACCGATTCACTCGCTGGCGGTGCACTTGCTGCTTGAGGCGAAGGAGATGCATCATTTTAGTGATGTTGGGTATTATCATGAGCCTTTTTGGCAGTGTCCTCAGAATGCCAAGGGGAAGCAGCTTTTGGATAATGAGATGATTGGCAAGGCACCGAAGGGGATGGGTGAGGAGCAGGAAGGGGGCCATGGGTGTAGGTGTGAGTGCGGattggggaagaagggagactggaggaggaggaataaTAGGGGGATTTGTCTGGAGAAGTTGCAGAGGCCGGCGGCGTATGTGAGGCCTAGTTGGtgggatttgaggaggaggaggtggccgTATTCGGTTgggtttgatgaggaggggagataTGTGATGTAG
- a CDS encoding hypothetical protein (EggNog:ENOG503NXDH; COG:E): protein MYQQTATAEPDPSTGFGFNQAQPPPEAPDWAPGLDPQDQQALYEAREDHDAIVEEIPSEKDSLGRFSVLCLIFNRMIGSGIFNASSQIFYNTQSVAVTLLLWLCGVAVALSGIILYIELGLTVPRWQRPDGTKISTPRSGGELPYLNYFLKLPRFLATCLFGVSFLVFGNTATNSIAFAAAVLQASDTSQTAGRMVAIALAVNTFSCLLHSMSRKWGIRLNNVLGSLKVIMLVIMVIFGLRWLNLDVARDNFDSSTSLKRADNTQWGVYKYAEAMIYAIFPFGGFHQANYVLAEIKAPHKNFARTSGYGVLFICCLFMTITILYAANIPKADLFTADLDIAFNFFKRTVGSGVAESKVKAACGSLRALSAIGNVIVFTFTAARVKQEVAKEGVLPGSIYLASSYEFTFRHGFRRIPDHQAGGFLHTEKSPAAALALHWTVTSVLILAAMLSTDSVVFSHLPGYSLLLMAYAYGLDVIWFSCIGVGMLYLRLWPGSNWRYKSPIPHVVGVIAAVIFTATNIVPLVTIWVYDPAQRYIAHSSDRVDWFAPQMTAMAVLVAAALYWVGFRGWLWQKRVREGVVWEVVRTPIFWAGSQGQGQAQQQGGAQGQPQLVQIYEIIRFKWRVWTGDEEEGWGSGKPEGPQQEGFWEGEVPVDNSYGSGGGGMLLGTTMGVGVGTC from the exons ATGTATCAACAAACAGCCACGGCCGAGCCGGATCCGAGCACAGGATTTGGTTTCAATCAggctcaacctccaccagagGCCCCAGACTGGGCCCCAGGATTGGAtccccaagatcaacaagcTCTTTATGAAGCAAGAGAAGACCATGACGCCATTGTCGAAGAGATCCCATCAGAGAAAGACAGTCTGGGTCGCTTCTCGGTACTCTGCCTGATATTCAACCGCATGATCGGATCTGGAATCTTCAACGCTTCGTCGCAGATTTTCTACAATACCCAGAGTGTTGCCGTTACCCTACTGCTGTGGCTTTGCGGTGTTGCTGTCGCCTTATCGGGTATCATTCTCTATATCGAGTTGGGCTTGACAGTCCCAAGGTGGCAGAGACCGGATGGTACAAAGATTTCAACCCCAAGAAGTGGAGGTGAACTGCCCTAC TTGAACTACTTCCTCAAGCTTCCTCGGTTTCTGGCCACATGTCTGTTCGGAGTATCCTTCCTTGTCTTTGGCAACACGGCGACCAACTCGATTgcctttgctgctgccgtcctTCAAGCATCAGACACCAGCCAAACAGCCGGCCGAATGGTGGCCATTGCTCTGGCTGTCAATACCTTCTCTTGTCTACTCCACAGCATGTCTCGAAAATGGGGTATCCGTCTCAACAACGTTTTAGGCTCTCTTAAAGTGATTATGCTTGTCATCATGGTCATCTTCGGACTTCGTTGGCTAAATCTGGATGTGGCAAGAGACAACTTTGATTCGAGCACATCCTTGAAGAGAGCCGATAACACTCAATGGGGAGTTTACAAGTATGCAGAGGCAATGATCTACGCAATTTTCCCTTTTGGCGGATTTCATCAGGCCAACTAC GTTCTGGCTGAGATCAAGGCACCGCACAAGAACTTTGCCCGAACATCGGGTTACGGAGTGCTGTTTATTTGCTGCCTCTTTATGACCATCACCATTCTCTAT GCCGCCAACATCCCCAAAGCAGACCTCTTCACAGCTGACCTCGACATTGCCTTCAATTTCTTCAAGCGCACCGTCGGGTCTGGCGTAGCGGAAAGCAAAGTCAAGGCCGCCTGCGGCTCGCTCCGCGCCCTATCTGCTATCGGGAACGTCATTGTTTTCACTTTCACCGCCGCCCGTGTCAAGCAAGAAGTTGCCAAGGAAGGTGTTCTCCCTGGCAGCATTTATCTTGCTTCTTCCTATGAGTTCACCTTTCGCCATGGGTTCAGACGCATCCCAGACCATCAAGCCGGTGGGTTCTTGCATACGGAAAAGTCACCCGCTGCAGCTTTGGCGTTGCACTGGACTGTTACTTCTGTTCTAATTCTTGCCGCCATGTTGTCGACTGACAGTGTGGTGTTCTCGCATCTACCGGGTTATTCGCTTCTGTTGATGGCGTATGCTTACGGCCTGGATGTGATTTGGTTTTCGTGTATTGGGGTGGGGATGCTGTATCTTCGTTTGTGGCCGGGATCAAACTGGCGATACAAGTCCCCCATTCCGCATGTCGTGGGGGTCATTGCGGCGGTCATCTTTACTGCTACCAACATTGTGCCGCTTGTCACGATTTGGGTCTATGATCCTGCGCAGAGATATATTGCTCACTCGAGTGACAGGGTGGATTGGTTTGCGCCGCAGATGACTGCCATGGCAGTATTAGTAGCGGCGGCACTCTACTGGGTTGGCTTTAGGGGTTGGCTGTGGCAAAAGAGGGTGAGAGAGGGAGTtgtgtgggaggtggtgaggacgcCTATCTTTTGGGCTGGATCACAAgggcaaggtcaagctcaGCAGCAAGGGGGTGCTCAGGGGCAGCCGCAGCTGGTGCAGATTTATGAGATCATTCGGTTCAAGTGGAGGGTTTGGActggggatgaggaagagggttgggggtcCGGGAAGCCGGAGGGACCGCAGCAGGAAGGGttctgggagggggaggtgccAGTGGATAATAGTTATgggagtgggggtgggggtatGCTACTGGGAACAACtatgggagtgggagtgggaacCTGCTGA
- a CDS encoding hypothetical protein (EggNog:ENOG503PW2T) produces MSLPFEISQIHGALALAYRVIEIGWSDIHDAHEQYLEFGQDIKDLRISLLNLAGAIDQADRGSLLNNRPTTAAANNFHHVLGNFTGVLEECLRLFERHSTYGRNRGPIYNWRWFLLVKDEVMMLRERIAFLNIKLSVAFKALEIETSDGTRRLIVGVGELLLQRFDLLEARLSVMLGQPRPAEPERVLEIPQPLEDLLVAIAVSKHGSLSSMPLAQGIDETIFYLDRATCWHARRRVEQPTEQILASQIANMIRAYWTLQATRSGNECMEVSSRATIDDLEAHFPRLGMTVQRYLHKLGERIIDAHDALAQNGSQVPTWAQVQDALHREQHSWDEHCGWRPPQHDVNDPRRGEKIFTCRLQDHNTAEQYLEIWQHDAKNNQQLTMITRVANRDTVYQVDRTSLMVIPSDDSLVQGNDFYSIIVNPSHLGGQAGFRLAFHTKGALFDLQQFFTGYRVVDDLFGAKIILQQAEGVLRGTQRRSTGRVQLWSSTVKPTGRALPKEILTSSTSTLRNLPGMGFNPSTPPPVLPPLDSFSRLTLSQEPALTPATSPTSSSQSVETPPPIMSSFRQTPFPNSNNRFSGNSCNSNSSWQHPMLLAQVGGATRSSPIPQRYSTQSDDFQTTLTSPVSPVQRSNANTNRPLPRRPSVAFSVTSQSSAVSVASTTQSAAMIQVGPRGTMGCIIQAPEPPRLVLFIRGRTSAEPSSLLAIDINSNIRINPDLCKCRQGRSEHPQARQQVAPSQCCQVVLQPAGGRDKIYAKETAAPEDTKSVNNKKKNNGGGAEGVSTWNLASAGRFQQYNDLSNGGMKKVKKLKLVTIEFGNVQARQRFVTNFNDLKELYSKYAVV; encoded by the exons ATGTCGCTGCCCTTTGAGATATCGCAGATTCACGGTGCTCTTGCTCTCGCCTACAGGGTTATTGAGATTGGATGGAGTGACATCCATGACGCTCACGAACAATACCTCGAGTTCGGACAGGACATCAAGGACTTGAGAATCAGTCTTCTCAATCTCGCTGGCGCCATTGACCAAGCCGATCGTGGTTCACTCCTCAACAATAGGCCGACTaccgctgctgccaacaaCTTCCACCATGTGCTCGGCAATTTCACCGGCGTCCTTGAGGAGTGCTTACGACTCTTCGAACGTCATTCTACATATGGCCGCAACCGAGGCCCGATCTACAACTGGCGATGGTTTCTCCTCGTCAAGGACGAGGTCATGATGCTGAGGGAGCGTATTGCTTTCTTGAACATAAAACTTTCGGTAGCCTTCAAGGCTCTAGAAAT TGAGACCAGTGATGGCACTCGGAGGCTGATTGTAGGGGTCGGCGAACTACTCCTACAACGTTTTGACTTACTTGAGGCGAGACTATCGGTAATGCTCGGCCAGCCCCGGCCAGCCGAGCCGGAGCGGGTCCTTGAAATTCCACAGCCCTTGGAGGATTTGTTGGTGGCCATTGCCGTCTCGAAACACGGAAGTCTAAGCAGCATGCCCCTCGCACAAGGCATAGATGAGACCATCTTCTATCTCGATAGGGCCACATGCTGGCACGCCAGGAGAAGAGTCGAGCAACCCACCGAGCAGATCCTGGCATCGCAGATTGCCAACATGATCCGAGCTTACTGGACACTTCAGGCCACTAGGTCGGGCAATGAATGTATGGAAGTCTCCTCCAGGGCGACTATTGATGACTTGGAGGCACACTTTCCGCGTCTTGGCATGACGGTGCAGAGATATCTGCACAAACTAGGAGAG AGGATAATCGATGCTCATGATGCACTGGCTCAGAATGGAAGTCAGGTCCCGACCTGGGCCCAGGTGCAAGATGCTTTACACAGGGAACAGCATAGCTGGGATGAGCATTGTGGTTGGAGGCCACCACAGCATGACGTGAACGATCCCAGGAGGGGCGAGAAGATCTTCACCTG TCGTTTGCAAGATCACAATACTGCCGAGCAATATCTGGAGATATGGCAACACGACGCAAAGAATAACCAGCAACTGACAATGATCACACGTGTAGCCAACAGAGACACAGTCTACCAAGTCGACCGCACAAGTCTCATGGTGATACCATCGGATGATTCGCTCGTTCAAGGCAACGACTTTTATTCAATAATCGTAAATCCCAGCCACCTGGGTGGACAAGCTGGCTTTAGGTTGGCGTTTCACACCAAGGGCGCCCTCTTTGACTTGCAGCAATTCTTTACCGGTTACAGAGTGGTTGATGATCTTTTTGGAGCCAAGATAATTCTGCAGCAAGCAGAAGGGGTCTTGCGAGGAACACAACGGCGAAGCACAGGACGGGTGCAGCTATGGTCTTCGACTGTTAAACCAACTGGCCGAGCCTTGCCAAAAGAAATTctgacctcctccacgaGCACCTTGAGAAATCTACCTGGCATGGGTTTCAACCCGAGCACGCCGCCACCAGTTTTGCCTCCATTGGATTCTTTCTCGAGGCTGACCCTGTCACAAGAGCCTGCCCTAACCCCCGCAACTAGTCCAACCAGTTCCAGCCAGAGTGTTGAGACACCTCCCCCAATCATGTCTTCATTCCGGCAAACGCCTTTCCctaacagcaacaacagatTCTCAGGAAACAGCTGCAattccaactcctcctggCAACATCCCATGCTTCTGGCTCAAGTCGGTGGGGCAACTCGGTCATCGCCCATTCCTCAACGCTATTCAACTCAAAGTGACGATTTTCAAACCACGTTAACCTCCCCCGTTTCGCCAGTCCAGAGGTCCAATGCAAACACCAACCGCCCGCTTCCGCGGCGCCCATCAGTCGCATTTTCCGTAACATCTCAATCTTCAGCGGTCTCCGTCGCAAGCACCACCCAGTCTGCTGCTATGATTCAAGTGGGACCTCGAGGAACCATGGGATGCATCATTCAGGCTCCTGAGCCACCTCGCTTGGTGCTCTTCATCAGAGGAAGAACATCAGCAGAGCCAAGTAGTCTGTTGGCCATTGACA TCAATTCAAATATTCGAATCAACCCGGACCTCTGCAAATGCCGCCAGGGACGGTCTGAACATCCTCAAGCACGCCAACAAGTAGCTCCATCACAGTGCTGCCAAGTCGTGCTTCAGCCTGCGGGAGGACGAGACAAAATCTATGCCAAGGAGACAGCCGCTCCCGAAGACACGAAAAGTGTCAAcaataagaagaagaacaacgGGGGCGGGGCAGAAGGGGTCTCAACGTGGAATCTGGCCAGTGCTGGCAGGTTTCAACAGTACAATGATTTGAGCAACGGTGGTATGAAGAAGGTCAAGAAATTGAAGCTTGTGACTATTGAGTTTGGCAATGTCCAAG CTCGGCAGCGGTTCGTTACAAACTTTAACGACCTGAAGGAGCTGTACTCGAAGTATGCGGTGGTATGA
- a CDS encoding hypothetical protein (COG:H; EggNog:ENOG503P99J), with the protein MPRKVRYNLAASLDGFIATPTGSYSWIVDDKTIDFDSLYAQFGCFVMGRTTHETYLAMDPAENPLRAYYKTGSVVVVSDTLDRDLETQVEVVKLGEVESFVRALKGREGEKDGDIWLMGGGKLAGEMLRLGLVDTVEVAVMPVLLGEGVKMFEGKGREDGWRLELRGCERKETGILMLEYDVLYGEP; encoded by the coding sequence atgCCCCGCAAAGTCCGGTacaacctcgccgcctcgCTCGACGGCTTCATAGCCACCCCCACCGGCTCCTACAGCTGGATCGTCGACGACAAGACGATTGATTTTGATAGCCTGTACGCCCAGTTCGGCTGCTTTGTCATGGGTCGAACAACACACGAGACATATCTTGCCATGGACCCCGCAGAGAACCCTTTGCGGGCTTACTACAAAACAGGGAGCGTGGTTGTTGTTAGCGACACCCTGGATCGAGATCTGGAGACACAAGTTGAGGTTGTGAAGCTAGGGGAGGTGGAGTCTTTTGTCAGGGCGCtcaaggggagggagggggaaaaggatGGTGATATCTGGCTTATGGGTGGGGGCAAGTTGGCGGGGGAGATGCTGAGGTTGGGACTGGTTGACacggtggaggtggctgttatgccggtgttgctgggggagggggtgaagatgtttgagggaaagggaagagaggatgggtggaggttggagtTGAGAGGATGTGAGAGGAAAGAGACGGGGATTTTGATGCTGGAGTATGATGTTCTTTATGGGGAGCcctga
- a CDS encoding hypothetical protein (EggNog:ENOG503P8HR), producing the protein MASRGSSHPTPSELFLAKKKKEILDRSMALILKKLDECLENPVPTAPRRRVAKRARDDQDTAAVDDRAAAGATTTTTTDDAIDTRNKKKLKQDPAAGRRFACPFFKHNAAKYKHVKTCCGPGWKDVHRVKEHLYRRHSAKNSCARCFEQFEDEAALKDHQRSEEPCKLEKHNIPDVITEEKDKLLHARAKAGLSEEDKWREMYRILFPGEKIPSPYYDDSDGTGPDNENGGSSRNWEEFKTFARQEVPRLIKPLLQQYIDKYFEDFAEKMNQKSIEVAKVVESQVLRTWIFREEQQHLFPPGGAAPSSPPPSVSARASSPEVDVKPASYNEVMDEWRDNPHSGEFWADMMSGPLSLDNFLADASHMGLGCGNDIFSADSAYFTNPVSDREITSSSGLHQVAGAVMGAAVGAAPIYPRYL; encoded by the coding sequence ATGGCATCCCGCGGCTCAAGTCACCCGACACCTTCGGAGTTATTCCTcgcaaagaaaaagaaagagattcTAGACAGATCTATGgctctcatcctcaagaaATTGGACGAATGCCTTGAAAACCCCGTTCCAACAGCACCAAGGCGCCGTGTGGCGAAGCGGGCGAGAGACGACCAGgacactgctgctgttgacgaCCGCGCCGCTGCcggcgccaccaccaccaccaccaccgacgacgcTATCGACACGcgaaacaagaagaagctgaagcaAGACCCGGCAGCGGGACGCCGGTTCGCCTGTCCGTTCTTTAAGCACAACGCGGCAAAGTACAAGCATGTCAAGACCTGCTGTGGCCCCGGGTGGAAGGACGTCCACCGGGTGAAGGAGCATCTATATCGTCGCCACTCGGCTAAGAACTCTTGCGCGAGGTGCTTTGAGCAGTTTGAAGATGAGGCCGCTCTCAAGGATCACCAGCGGTCTGAGGAGCCGTGCAAGCTTGAGAAGCACAATATACCTGATGTCATCACGGAGGAAAAGGACAAGCTCTTGCACGCTAGGGCCAAGGCTGGGCTTTCTGAGGAGGATAAGTGGCGGGAGATGTATCGGATTCTCTTCCCTGGCGAGAAGATTCCATCTCCCTACTATGATGACTCGGATGGGACAGGCCCGGATAACGAGAATGGAGGGTCGTCCAGAAACTGGGAGGAGTTCAAGACGTTTGCCCGGCAGGAGGTACCCAGACTGATCAAGCCTCTGTTGCAGCAGTACATCGACAAGTACTTTGAGGACTTTGCAGAGAAGATGAACCAAAAGTCGATCGAGGTCGccaaggtggtggaaagcCAGGTCCTGCGCACCTGGATCTTtagggaggagcagcagcatctgTTCCCGCCCGGAGGTGCAGCGCCGTcgtctcctccgccgtcgGTTTCCGCCCGAGCATCCAGCCCAGAGGTTGATGTGAAGCCTGCGAGTTACAATGAAGTGATGGATGAGTGGAGGGACAACCCACACAGCGGAGAGTTCTGGGCTGACATGATGAGCGGACCTCTTTCTCTGGACAATTTCTTGGCTGATGCGAGCCACATGGGCCTGGGCTGTGGGAATGATATCTTCAGCGCTGACTCGGCCTACTTTACGAATCCTGTCTCAGACAGGGAGATCACTTCCAGCTCTGGCCTTCATCAGGTTGCTGGGGCTGTTAtgggtgctgctgttggcgcTGCTCCGATTTACCCGCGGTATTTGTAG